The window TAGGATGATGGTGCTTCAGTTAGCTCATTGATTTTGGTAAGGTATGTGAAGATAAACCTTATTCATTTGTAGGTCATCATGACATATGTGGAGAACATGTTCAAGCTGGAGAGTGGTAGTATGGGACAACTTGTTGGGAGCACAATGTTTACGGCGGTAGTGGACAGACTATTAGATTTGGATGTAAGCATAGTACAGTTCCATTGTTGATACTCCTATTGAAGGGTTTGCTTGATGTTAATACAATTTTCCACTATCTTTAGTTGGAGATCGGGTGGGAGGATATTCTACAAGAAGACTCTAGCAAAGGCATTTTTGAGATGGAATTAGAAgatttggaagaagatgaagaggacTGGAATGACGAAGGTGGTGAGGTGAGATAGCATTACAGATTTGACTGGATCAGGTTATTGTGGATTCACTCCAGTTATATTTGATATGCATAGTGAAATCTCAGAGGATATTGTGAATGAATCAGATTAGTTGTATATGTTGATCTGTCATGTACCGTAGGGCATTTCAGCCTTAGTTATTAAAATTGTCCGAGTGTGGCTATACAATTGAGGTCCTTAAGGCAATTGCAAGTGCACATGAACTCCTCATCTCAGACGCTATGCATGGAAAACTTTAAGCAAAAGATTCATGctttctttcaaaatttgacCTTTAGAAAGTTTATAATGGATTCTGTTTCTGTGTAATTATGAACTATAAAATAGGTAACATGCATAGGGGTCACCAGCCTAACCTGTAAGTTCCCAACAGGAATTGGCTGACGAATGTTCTTGGTTGACAGAGGTTCTTGGTTCATGGTAGGGTAGTCATGCGCCTTTTGTGGGATATGATGTTGCATTGTGCAATGAATACTGATCCATGGTTTCCATTACCTTCAATATCTATCCTTCTTTTGGGTTTTTACAGCTATATAGGTTTGATCAATAGTCTCACCTTATGTGACTAAGCTACTTGTGCAGCTTCCAGGAAAGCATTTAAGCAGAAGCAGTCTGCGAGGAAATATAATTGCTGAGAAATTGGATAGCTTGTTGGTGTTGACTTTTGAGTATCTGGAATCCTGTCAAGGGCGTGGCCGGTTGCTTGAGGTTTTATCTGGACTCTAATAAATTCTTGCTGACTATAATTGGGTTTTGGTCCGCCAATGTTCTGAACTTTTTAATCTGGTATGTTGATCTTTTGTTAATCTTTTGTTGAGTAGGTGTTCGAGactcttcttcattcttttcgAATCACTGTTCTGAATGCATACAAGTCCAAGTTTTCACAGGTAATGAGCACATGCTTCCAGATTTATTTACAGAAACAGGCTTTTCATTACTCCCTTTCTGAGCTGTATCAACTCTGCATAGTGCAGTTTGTGATGTTCTATGCCTGCACGCTGGATCCTGAGAACTGTGGTGTGAGATTTGCTCGAATGCTTCTAGATATTTTTGTTTGCCATGATCACCCGCCAAATACAAGGTAATATAGCCTATCCTTTGAAGTTCCATTGCAATGCCACATCGTTAGTTCACTTCGAATGGTGTGCACTGTTATCTAAAAATTATATCCTTTTTTTATACACAACAAATAGTATAGCTTGCCATGGATGCCCAACGTTATGGTTTTCTTTGACCTATGAATGATCTCGATATCGTTTTCTTTTGAAGAGTTAGACTGGTGTTAAGATTAACATCTTGTTGGTATATTTATTGAACTTGGCAGTTACTGTTTAAAGCTTCTTGCTCTAGGTATTGATTTTATATCCCGTCTTTTGCAGGATGAGTGCAGTTGCATATCTTGCTAGCTATCTGTCCCGCGGAAAGTTTCTCTCTACCAGTTACATTACTACAATGTTGAAAAGGTTATGATTGCTAAATATATGCAAATTTCTGTTAGAGGCTCCCATGAGAGAGCTTTTGGTATAACTGTAGTTCTATGTGAAGATGATTTGTTGATGAATTTATTCTGCTGACTATTAATACCTCAGGTTGGTTGATTGGTGTTTGACTATTGCAAAGTTCAGGATGAGGACGTTAATCCACTAGCTCATCGAAGTTTTCTATGCTGGCTGCCAGGTAACATCATATCTTAGTTAGATTGCAAGTTGAGATTAAGATtagttttttttgttattagGACAAATGAGTGCCTTTATGCATATATTATTTTAGAAGGAGCCTTTTATGAAAATGTGTGTTTATCAACCGATGTTTTTTCCTGTCTCCTGACAATTGGAAATTTTGAACGCTCATCTGGCTTGGTATGCATGAAGAAGTTTTTTTATGGGGATAATCATCAATGGCTTAGTATTACAGCCGTTGTTCTGCCACATTTGCACTGATAGAGCTTTTTGCTGAGACAACCTTgtctttttgaggaaaaaaattcagTCCGACTGTCTGGGGTCTTTGGACCAAATCTCTTTGTGATGATGTGTAACAGGAAAGAATGTTAGGTGGAAGTGCTGATGCATTCGCTTTCTATATCACAGGCTATTATGTATGTGCTTTTGCTTTCGAATGTGGTCAATGATGAGCATTCCACGGCTGAAGTCACAGCTTTTCCTTATGCCGATAGAAACAATCCTAAAGCACAAACTGATCCATTGAAGGTGAGCTTTGCTATCTTATATAATTATAGATTTGCCGTTAATGATAATTTCTTCTGactttttagaactttttttatgcatttttctctcttttgaatttGCAATTACCATCAAAAGCATTCGACATATTATTCTTTACAAGAATTTTTTCCAACCTTACATTAGCTTTTTTCATCCTTGACTTACAGCCTCagcttttctcatcttcttacAGGTATGCCTCCCATCTGTAGTGGGGGAATTTCTTAAACAGGCAAGAGCAGCTAGGCTTTTTACGGTGTCTAAGACATCTATCTCTGATGACATCCTGGAGACTGAACTTTCAAGGGCTTTTGGTGGACTGGAGAGGCTAGACACGTTCTTTCCTTTTGACCCGTGTTTATTGAAGAAAAGTGACAGGTTCATTCTCTTGCCTTAAAAGTTTTGCAAATTAGTAATTATGGGCCAAAAGAATGTGAGTGCATGTCAACGGGTatattttgtttggttttgaaTATCCAACTAAGAAGTGATTTGCCTACTGTGGCTGACTTCAAGAAAATGTAAGAGTTACATCAAAGGATGTGCTTTTTGCATGGTTGCTACAATCAGTTTCAGGCTGGCATCTGTTTGTAATGTGCTCTTTATTGTTGGATTTGGTTGGAGAACACGAAACCTGTCTATGCTAATTACTGGAATGCTTCCATGTGTTAGTAGAATGGTAGTGTTAAGAATAATGAAAGGGCTAAGGGTTTCTGCATGAAATAGAATCTTTTGTCTTAAGTGCAAATTCTTGATGTTAGAATTGAATTTAATGAGATCTAAATTTTCTGTCGTACTGTGATTTCAACTTTCCAAGGGATAGCTACCAGCGTGGGGACTGTTAACTACACCGTCTTTTAACATGTAACTATAGGGGAAGGGGGAAAGGAGTGCTGACCATACTTTTCTCTTTGAAACATGTATTCTGCAGATTCATCCGGCCAAACTTCATATTTTGGTCAATGGTCAAAACTACGTATGATGAcgatgaagacgaagacgaagatgCGGAAGGTAGCAGCGACGAAGATGGAGAAGAGTCTGTTGATGGCGCAGTGGAGAACAGAGGCGACGGAATGGCTACAAGTTTTGACGAGCGAGATATTGATATGGAAGAATTTGACTATGCGTTGAATAAGATGTCCATTACACCGAAGCAGTCCTCGATGTACAGGTTCGGCAGTGGACTAGATGAGCTTGTACGAATGCCGTCGAGGATAAGACCATCTACCAGTCCGGAGTCATTGTGAAATCAGTTGATGGTCACCAATTCTTTCAGAAGCCGGAAGATAGTGCTGCCCACATCGTATGGGTCGTACTGGAACGACCGTATCGAGTCATTTTGCTCGGAACCAAATTTGTGGTGGTAACTCTGGCATTGTAGTTCTACAGTGTTAAAATTTTGGTCTCGAATAGAAGTTGAGATGATAATGTAATGTTGTGAAACATAATGTGACAGTGCTGCCACTGTATCATATGAGCCAGAAATTTTCTCCCATCTTATGGGTTCTTGTCTACCAAACTACCTCTTATTTATATACATAGGTATTGAGTTGAAGGTTTGCAATTTGAGTCAATAAAACACAATTAGCCAAGAAGGCAAAGGAGAGAATGAGCATCACCATGGCAAGGAAAAGCTGGTACCCACTGTATCGTCACGCGCTACTGCTCAAAACATGCTTTTTGAGTCAGAAATGATAGAATTTTTATTAACAAAGTCATTGGAGATATCATACAAACTAAGAATTGACCAAGAACCCGTGCCTAGGGTTGACACAATTAAAGAATCATATCTTGATTCTTTGGTACAGCATTTACAAATTTACATTATTTACATGGTACTGCCGGAAATTATGTTCCGGCAAACAGCGTTGATCTTGCTCTGCCGCTTGGCTTCAGCCCTTGACAGACACAGATGAAAAAGCAACCCATTGCCCTTTCACTGACTCGAAACATCTTACAACTGACTTAGGTGGAATTTTGGTGGATATGACAAAGGTACCTGCAAGAAACAGTCACAAATTTATAATCACCCTTTGCAAGTATGGCTTTAACCACATTGTGCTGGACAATCATAAGAAAATGGTAAGGCATCACTAGATCATCGATGCTGAGCcagaaagaaaataacttttaaagACATTCAGGTTGAGCAAAGAAACAACGACATGCAACGGTAATCAGACACTTCCAATTTGCGGGTGCAGTTGTTTTGTTCCCAAGTCCAAAAATGGCTAACCTCCCATCTCACATGTAACCCAAGCCTTACAAGCGAAAGATGAGCTCTTGATATAATATTATAGTAGAGACCAGCAAATAAGTACCAGTTCAGAAACGTAACTGAGCATATTGTGTTAAGCAAACATTTCTAGCAAAACTTTGATGTTAGGATATTCATCCTAGAGAGTATGTAAAGCATGCGCA of the Eucalyptus grandis isolate ANBG69807.140 chromosome 10, ASM1654582v1, whole genome shotgun sequence genome contains:
- the LOC120288830 gene encoding LOW QUALITY PROTEIN: RNA polymerase I-specific transcription initiation factor rrn3-like (The sequence of the model RefSeq protein was modified relative to this genomic sequence to represent the inferred CDS: inserted 3 bases in 3 codons; deleted 2 bases in 2 codons), yielding MHHRERLSPDEVALLVTCLKALSGTVSCIDVVHHESLLSSIFGMNQVLSRXHSALESIGHLVPLAPMRLLSLVVQRMPRQYDNEAVIMTYVENMFKLESGSMGQLVGSTMFTAVVDRLLDLDLEIGWEDILQEDSSKGIFEMELEDLEEDEEDWNDEGGELPGKHLSRSSLRGNIIAEKLDSLLVLTFEYLESCQGRGRLLEVFETLLHSFRITVLNAYKSKFSQFVMFYACTLDPENCGVRFARMLLDIFVCHDHPPNTRMSAVAYLASYLSRGKFLSTSYITTMLKRLVDWCXDYCKVQDEDVNPLAHEVFYAGCQAIMYVLCFRMWSMMSIPRLKSQLFLMPIETILKHKLXPLKVCLPSVVGEFLKQARAARLFTVSKTSISDDILETELSRAFGGLERLDTFFPFDPCLLKKSDRFIRPNFIFWSMVKTTYDDDEDEDEDAEGSSDEDGEESVDGAVENRGDGMATSFDERDIDMEEFDYALNKMSITPKQSSMYRFGSGLDELVRMPSRIRPSTSPESL